In the Flavobacterium pallidum genome, one interval contains:
- a CDS encoding lipopolysaccharide biosynthesis protein produces MSLYKNLFKQTAIYGLATVLPRIFSFLLVPLYVKLLNKADYGSVNVIYAYIIFFNVILAYGMETSFFRFYNKETDKDNVIRTSTISLFWSSVVFLGAALLFRNALAHLIGFDVRFITYTIWIIVLDALAVVPFSKLRAHGRPLLYASVKIGNVGVNLLLNVFFLIYLPKIAKTWPDSLLSGFYFRDFQAGYIFVSNIIASGLTLLILSPNYFNIKWQFDFNLWKRMMRYGLPILVAGIAFAINDQFDKILLEKLLPADIAKAEVGVYAACYKLGLFMVLYRTAYTLGIEPFFFSHADKENASQTYATVTKYFVIFGSFILLFVIVFADVFKKVMIPNPQYWEAMKVVPLIILANFFLGIYTNLSVWYKLIDKTYIGAYISVIGAIITLALNFILIPFFENNGYDGYMGSAIATIAAYGSMMLISYIWGNRHYPIPYDGKKIGGYLGLSILFSGMSFYYFRENYFIGSAFLLIFLYFIYYNEKATLNAIIKRKATAPVAKDIIPNTQNPDEDPDRQ; encoded by the coding sequence TTGAGTTTATATAAAAACCTTTTCAAGCAGACCGCCATTTATGGCCTGGCCACGGTATTGCCGAGGATTTTCAGTTTCCTGCTGGTGCCGCTGTATGTGAAGCTGCTCAACAAAGCGGATTATGGCTCGGTAAATGTCATTTACGCCTACATTATTTTCTTTAATGTGATTTTGGCTTATGGCATGGAAACCTCGTTTTTCCGTTTTTATAATAAGGAAACCGATAAGGATAATGTCATCAGGACATCTACCATTTCACTGTTCTGGTCGTCTGTCGTTTTTCTGGGTGCCGCGCTTTTATTCCGGAATGCATTGGCACACCTGATAGGATTTGATGTCCGGTTTATAACTTATACCATCTGGATCATTGTTCTTGATGCCTTGGCGGTGGTGCCTTTTTCGAAATTACGTGCGCACGGCCGGCCGTTGCTTTATGCCTCAGTAAAGATTGGGAATGTGGGGGTGAACCTGCTGCTCAACGTGTTCTTCCTGATTTACCTGCCGAAAATAGCAAAAACCTGGCCGGATTCTTTGCTCAGCGGTTTTTATTTCAGGGATTTTCAGGCGGGGTATATTTTCGTGTCGAATATCATTGCAAGCGGACTGACGTTGCTCATCCTTTCGCCCAATTATTTCAACATCAAATGGCAGTTCGATTTCAATCTGTGGAAACGCATGATGCGCTATGGCCTGCCCATCCTTGTGGCCGGGATCGCGTTTGCCATTAACGACCAATTCGATAAGATCCTGCTCGAAAAATTGCTTCCTGCTGATATTGCCAAAGCAGAAGTGGGTGTCTATGCGGCCTGTTATAAACTCGGATTGTTTATGGTGTTGTACCGGACCGCTTATACACTGGGTATTGAACCGTTTTTCTTCAGCCATGCCGACAAGGAAAATGCGAGCCAGACGTATGCGACGGTGACAAAATATTTCGTGATTTTCGGGTCGTTCATATTGTTGTTCGTGATCGTTTTTGCAGATGTTTTCAAAAAAGTCATGATCCCAAACCCGCAATACTGGGAAGCCATGAAAGTCGTCCCACTGATTATCCTTGCGAATTTCTTCCTTGGCATTTACACCAATCTTTCTGTTTGGTACAAACTGATCGACAAAACTTACATCGGTGCTTATATTTCGGTGATCGGTGCCATCATTACCTTGGCGCTTAATTTTATCCTGATCCCGTTTTTTGAAAACAATGGCTATGATGGCTACATGGGCTCGGCCATCGCCACGATCGCTGCCTATGGAAGCATGATGCTGATCTCTTACATCTGGGGCAACCGCCACTATCCGATTCCTTATGATGGTAAAAAAATTGGCGGTTACCTGGGGCTTTCGATCCTATTTTCCGGAATGTCATTTTATTATTTCCGGGAAAATTATTTTATAGGGTCGGCCTTTTTGCTGATTTTCCTTTATTTCATATATTACAACGAAAAAGCCACGCTCAACGCCATCATCAAAAGAAAGGCAACAGCGCCGGTTGCAAAAGATATCATACCAAATACCCAAAATCCAGATGAAGATCCAGATCGTCAATAA
- a CDS encoding tetratricopeptide repeat protein has translation MRRIFLLLVILLTGFRPQALHAQGEPEDIAAVSDQFQESFFESLKQKGIENYDKAVESLEKCLKLQPNNPVVLSELGKNYLHLKRYKEAYEAYEKASQIEPKNRWYLAGMYDVTYETKDYNNSITLVQKLVPFDDSYKEDLTSLYMKTGQFDKALAMINELNESVGHSDKRDAYKADILKDTKYQGSEKDNLIDQIKKNPKEESNYIALIYLYSNSNQEQKAQEIAKQLEKEIPTSDWAQVSLFKFHLNNNDGDKAVVSMNQALKSSKIDNKVKQRIINEFLIFTKTNPKYDADLEKAIGYVNGDKDVNAAKELGKFYQNQKDWAKAAKYYEIDAANHPDDLETRILMLQAYAENKQFDVLAKKADALIELFPLQPELYYFSGLAYNQLKDFKKAKDTLEAGIDYLVDNRDMEINFNIQLGEAWNGLGDAKKKEQYFLKADQLLKKKKQ, from the coding sequence ATGAGAAGGATTTTTTTATTATTGGTTATACTGCTTACCGGTTTCAGGCCGCAGGCGCTCCATGCCCAGGGTGAACCTGAGGATATTGCCGCGGTTTCGGACCAGTTCCAGGAGTCTTTTTTCGAATCCCTGAAGCAAAAAGGAATCGAGAATTATGACAAGGCGGTGGAATCATTAGAAAAATGCCTTAAGCTGCAACCGAATAATCCGGTGGTTTTAAGTGAGCTCGGCAAAAATTACCTGCATCTTAAAAGGTATAAGGAGGCTTATGAAGCGTATGAGAAAGCCTCACAAATCGAGCCTAAAAACCGTTGGTATCTGGCCGGGATGTATGATGTAACCTATGAGACCAAAGATTACAACAATTCCATTACGCTGGTACAGAAACTGGTCCCGTTTGATGACAGTTATAAGGAAGACCTCACCTCTTTGTACATGAAAACGGGACAATTTGATAAAGCCCTTGCAATGATCAACGAGCTTAACGAATCCGTTGGGCATTCCGATAAAAGGGATGCTTACAAAGCTGACATCCTGAAAGATACAAAATATCAGGGTTCTGAAAAGGACAACCTTATCGATCAGATTAAGAAAAACCCGAAGGAAGAGTCGAATTATATTGCCCTGATTTACCTCTATTCCAACAGCAACCAGGAACAGAAAGCACAGGAAATCGCAAAACAGCTGGAAAAGGAAATCCCGACATCAGACTGGGCGCAGGTAAGCCTTTTCAAATTCCATTTGAATAATAATGACGGCGATAAGGCGGTCGTTTCAATGAACCAGGCTTTGAAAAGCAGCAAGATTGACAATAAAGTGAAGCAACGCATCATCAACGAGTTTTTGATTTTTACCAAAACCAATCCCAAATATGATGCCGATCTTGAAAAAGCCATCGGTTATGTGAATGGCGATAAGGATGTAAATGCTGCAAAGGAGTTGGGTAAATTCTACCAAAACCAAAAAGACTGGGCCAAAGCCGCAAAATATTATGAAATCGATGCCGCAAACCATCCCGACGACCTTGAAACCAGGATCCTGATGCTCCAGGCTTACGCCGAAAACAAGCAGTTTGATGTTTTGGCAAAAAAAGCCGATGCACTGATCGAATTGTTTCCGCTGCAGCCGGAATTATATTATTTCTCAGGATTGGCATACAACCAGCTCAAGGATTTCAAAAAGGCTAAAGACACCCTTGAAGCCGGAATCGATTACCTTGTCGACAACCGCGATATGGAAATCAATTTCAATATCCAGCTCGGGGAAGCCTGGAATGGCCTTGGCGATGCTAAGAAAAAAGAACAGTATTTCCTGAAAGCCGACCAGTTATTAAAAAAGAAAAAGCAATGA
- a CDS encoding sugar phosphate nucleotidyltransferase — protein sequence MKIIVPMAGRGSRLRPHTLTVPKPLIPIAGKPIVHRLVEDIAGVIHQKIDEIAFIIHEDFGSHVEKDLVAIAEKLGAKGTIYYQNEALGTAHAIMCAKESMQGPIVVAYADTLFRADFTLDTTADSVIWVKQVEDPSAFGVVQLNDNNQIVNFVEKPQTFVSDLAIIGIYYFKSGETLRDELQYLLDNNVVKGGEYQLTDGLENMKVKGLKFVPGKVDEWMDCGNKNVTVETNSRMLAFLNADGEDLVDAHVKAENSKIIPPCYIGPDVILINATVGPNVSLGRGCHIINSTVKNSLIQTHSKIRNADLDNAMVGSHATFDGKFTSISIGDYSVLE from the coding sequence ATGAAAATAATAGTACCCATGGCCGGTCGCGGCTCCAGATTACGCCCGCATACATTAACAGTGCCGAAACCATTGATTCCTATAGCCGGAAAACCGATCGTACACCGTCTGGTAGAAGACATCGCCGGCGTAATACACCAGAAAATCGATGAAATCGCATTCATCATCCATGAAGATTTCGGGTCTCATGTAGAAAAAGACCTGGTCGCGATTGCGGAAAAGCTTGGCGCGAAAGGGACGATATATTATCAGAATGAGGCTTTGGGAACCGCGCATGCGATCATGTGTGCCAAAGAGTCGATGCAGGGACCGATTGTCGTGGCTTATGCCGATACGCTTTTCCGTGCCGATTTCACCCTCGATACTACCGCCGATAGTGTAATCTGGGTAAAGCAGGTGGAAGATCCGAGCGCCTTCGGAGTAGTACAGCTCAATGATAATAACCAGATTGTGAATTTCGTTGAAAAACCTCAGACTTTTGTTTCAGACCTGGCTATTATCGGGATTTATTACTTTAAAAGCGGAGAAACTTTACGCGATGAGTTACAATATTTACTCGATAATAATGTTGTAAAGGGTGGCGAATACCAATTGACCGACGGACTGGAGAACATGAAAGTGAAAGGCCTAAAATTCGTTCCCGGTAAAGTGGATGAGTGGATGGACTGCGGCAACAAAAACGTTACTGTCGAAACCAATTCGCGGATGCTTGCCTTTTTAAATGCAGATGGCGAAGATCTTGTCGATGCCCATGTGAAGGCGGAAAACTCGAAAATCATCCCGCCATGTTATATCGGCCCGGATGTCATATTAATCAATGCGACTGTCGGCCCGAATGTTTCGCTGGGCCGTGGCTGCCACATCATCAACAGTACGGTGAAGAACAGCCTGATCCAGACACATTCCAAAATACGCAATGCCGATCTTGACAATGCAATGGTAGGAAGCCACGCAACATTTGACGGAAAATTTACCAGTATCAGCATCGGCGATTACTCGGTTTTAGAATAA
- a CDS encoding DUF4292 domain-containing protein — MKKYISLGVLMLLVSCKSTKGLVSETNATTTLTAAKVIENHYSTQRDFKTLYIKASVSYKDDRQSQNVNAEIKIKKDEKILVSIRVLGITMAKALITPTEVKYYEKINGKFFEGDYSTLSKWLGTDLNFSKVQNMLIGQAMDDLKKGKYKSSIEDKFYKLEDLNGQETQKEFYFEASKFLTKKQEIEQMQKNRMLHVFYPNYKEYPVMSLPTEIKIEAFDNQKKTAINIEYQTVNFNEDLTFPYSAPDGYERVNID; from the coding sequence ATGAAAAAGTATATCAGCCTCGGAGTTCTGATGCTGTTGGTTTCCTGTAAATCGACGAAAGGACTGGTGTCCGAAACCAATGCCACGACTACGTTGACGGCGGCAAAAGTCATCGAAAACCACTACAGCACCCAACGTGATTTTAAAACGCTCTACATCAAAGCCAGTGTTTCTTATAAAGACGACAGGCAGTCACAAAATGTCAATGCTGAAATCAAGATCAAAAAGGACGAAAAAATCCTGGTGAGCATCCGCGTGCTTGGCATTACAATGGCTAAGGCACTGATTACGCCGACTGAAGTCAAATATTACGAAAAAATCAACGGCAAGTTTTTTGAAGGCGATTATTCGACACTGAGCAAGTGGCTGGGGACCGACCTCAATTTCAGCAAAGTCCAGAACATGCTCATCGGGCAGGCGATGGATGATCTTAAGAAAGGCAAATACAAATCCTCAATCGAAGATAAATTTTACAAACTCGAGGATTTGAATGGCCAGGAAACCCAAAAGGAATTTTATTTCGAAGCCTCTAAATTCCTGACCAAAAAACAGGAAATCGAGCAGATGCAAAAAAACCGCATGCTGCATGTCTTCTACCCGAATTACAAAGAATATCCGGTAATGTCACTGCCTACCGAAATAAAAATCGAGGCTTTTGACAACCAAAAGAAAACCGCCATCAATATTGAATACCAAACCGTCAATTTCAACGAGGACCTTACATTTCCATACAGTGCGCCTGATGGTTATGAAAGGGTCAATATTGACTAG
- the dut gene encoding dUTP diphosphatase produces MKIQIVNKSQHPLPNYETIASAGMDLRANLDQSVVLKPLGRAIIKTGLFIELPIGHEAQVRPRSGLAAKKGITVLNSPGTVDADYRGEIGVILVNLSNEDFTVENGERIAQLVIAKHERAEWLEVDVLSETSRGEGGFGSTGVK; encoded by the coding sequence ATGAAGATCCAGATCGTCAATAAATCACAGCATCCGTTACCAAATTATGAAACCATTGCTTCGGCAGGAATGGACCTCAGGGCAAACCTGGACCAATCCGTTGTTTTGAAACCATTGGGAAGGGCTATCATAAAAACAGGGCTTTTTATTGAATTGCCGATCGGTCATGAAGCGCAGGTACGGCCCCGCAGCGGATTGGCTGCAAAAAAAGGGATTACGGTACTGAATTCACCCGGAACTGTTGATGCAGATTATCGTGGGGAAATCGGGGTGATTTTAGTAAATTTATCCAATGAGGACTTTACCGTGGAAAACGGCGAACGCATTGCACAGCTCGTCATTGCAAAACATGAACGCGCGGAGTGGCTTGAGGTTGATGTATTAAGCGAAACTTCGAGAGGTGAAGGTGGTTTTGGAAGTACAGGCGTGAAATAA
- the atpG gene encoding ATP synthase F1 subunit gamma, giving the protein MANLKEIRNRITSVSSTMQITSAMKMVSAAKLKKAQDAITAMRPYAEKLTELLQNLSATLDGDAGGEFTTQRIVKRVLVVAITSNRGLSGAFNSNVVKETKRLLENEYAGKQVDFVTIGKKGNDVIRKTNTVLSNHNHIFDDLTFERVSEVADELVKLFTDGKYDKIVLVYNQFKNAATQIIQTEQFLPLAPVVSGSVNSNVDYIFEPSKEEIVLTLIPKMLKTQLYKAVRDSFASEHGARMTAMHKATDNATELRNQLKLTYNKARQAAITNEILEIVGGAEALKG; this is encoded by the coding sequence ATGGCAAACTTAAAGGAAATCCGTAACAGAATTACCTCCGTTTCATCAACGATGCAAATCACATCAGCGATGAAAATGGTTTCTGCGGCCAAGCTGAAGAAGGCACAGGATGCAATCACAGCCATGCGCCCTTATGCCGAAAAACTGACGGAACTGCTTCAAAACCTTTCTGCAACACTTGATGGTGATGCAGGTGGAGAGTTTACTACACAACGCATCGTGAAACGCGTGCTGGTGGTGGCAATCACTTCAAACAGGGGATTGAGCGGTGCCTTCAACTCCAATGTCGTAAAAGAAACCAAGCGTCTGCTTGAAAACGAATACGCCGGAAAACAGGTTGATTTTGTTACCATCGGTAAGAAAGGTAATGACGTTATCCGTAAAACCAATACCGTATTGTCAAACCACAACCACATTTTCGATGATCTTACTTTCGAGCGTGTATCAGAGGTAGCCGACGAATTGGTAAAGCTCTTTACAGACGGTAAATACGATAAAATCGTTTTGGTGTACAATCAATTCAAGAATGCGGCAACGCAGATCATCCAAACCGAGCAATTCCTGCCATTGGCTCCTGTAGTTTCAGGATCGGTGAATTCAAATGTGGATTACATCTTCGAACCTTCAAAAGAGGAAATCGTATTGACATTAATCCCGAAAATGCTGAAAACACAATTGTACAAAGCAGTTCGTGATTCATTCGCTTCTGAGCACGGTGCCCGTATGACTGCCATGCACAAAGCAACTGATAACGCAACCGAGTTGAGAAACCAGTTGAAACTGACCTACAACAAAGCACGCCAGGCCGCTATTACAAACGAAATCCTCGAGATCGTTGGTGGTGCGGAAGCATTGAAAGGATAA
- a CDS encoding murein hydrolase activator EnvC family protein — protein MPKTILTFLFLFVSAFGWSQIDQEKLEKRKAEIQEEIREKERLLESQNQKQKSVTTIIAQQTEKIKLREKLINTTEKQAKGLKNDMYINQLEINRLNRDLTDLKAEYSKMVVKSYKSRSQQSRAMFLLSSKNFLQAYKRAQYMKQYANYRRAQGAQIQKKQTELARFNSKLDAQKSEKQKLLAEQEEERKTLEKEKQEQEKLVNSIKKDKKKIAAEIKKKQQESRAIDKQIDKLLRAAIAEANKKAAAANLKANPKTTTAAETKKTETSTKIVLTPEAKLVSDNFKANKGKLPWPVEKGTVTLRYGDQPHPLISSLTVHCSGVEITTDNDASARAVFSGTVFSVQKLSPINTAVVIQHGDFFTLYQNLSSVSVGKGDKVSTKQTIGKVRHNNDTGKTVIKFMIAQNTTYQNPASWLYNM, from the coding sequence ATGCCAAAAACAATCTTAACGTTTTTATTCCTGTTTGTTTCTGCCTTCGGCTGGAGCCAGATCGACCAGGAAAAACTCGAAAAGCGCAAAGCCGAAATCCAGGAGGAAATCCGGGAAAAAGAGCGTTTACTGGAATCGCAGAACCAAAAACAGAAATCAGTTACCACCATTATCGCCCAGCAGACCGAAAAAATCAAGTTGCGCGAGAAGCTCATCAATACTACTGAAAAACAGGCAAAAGGCCTAAAGAACGACATGTACATCAACCAGCTTGAAATCAACCGGCTGAACCGCGACCTCACCGACCTTAAGGCGGAATATTCCAAAATGGTCGTCAAGTCATACAAAAGCCGCTCACAGCAAAGCCGGGCGATGTTTTTACTGTCTTCCAAGAATTTCCTGCAGGCATACAAGCGCGCGCAGTACATGAAGCAGTACGCGAATTACCGTCGTGCGCAGGGCGCGCAAATCCAGAAGAAGCAAACCGAGCTGGCGCGTTTCAACAGTAAGCTTGATGCACAAAAAAGCGAAAAGCAGAAACTGCTTGCAGAACAGGAAGAGGAACGCAAGACCCTCGAAAAAGAAAAACAGGAACAGGAAAAGCTCGTCAATTCCATTAAGAAAGACAAAAAGAAAATTGCCGCCGAAATCAAGAAAAAGCAACAGGAAAGCCGTGCCATCGATAAACAGATTGATAAATTGCTTCGCGCTGCAATTGCCGAAGCCAATAAAAAGGCAGCAGCGGCCAACCTGAAGGCAAACCCGAAAACGACTACAGCTGCCGAAACCAAAAAAACGGAAACGTCAACAAAAATCGTACTGACACCTGAGGCAAAACTCGTTTCGGATAATTTCAAGGCAAATAAAGGAAAACTTCCATGGCCCGTGGAAAAAGGAACTGTCACTTTGCGTTACGGCGACCAGCCACATCCGTTGATCAGCTCGCTCACGGTACACTGCAGCGGCGTCGAGATCACTACGGATAATGATGCGAGTGCCCGTGCGGTATTCAGCGGAACGGTTTTCAGTGTCCAGAAATTATCCCCGATCAATACCGCCGTAGTGATCCAACACGGGGATTTCTTTACGCTTTATCAAAACCTGAGCAGCGTTTCAGTAGGTAAGGGAGATAAAGTATCGACCAAGCAAACCATTGGAAAGGTAAGGCACAACAACGACACGGGAAAGACGGTTATCAAATTCATGATTGCGCAGAATACCACCTACCAGAATCCGGCGAGCTGGCTGTATAATATGTAG
- a CDS encoding prolyl oligopeptidase family serine peptidase, translated as MRKFLLLSFLTMFSYGFSQSPETKKTPTVVTRHGLSFTDDYTWLQQMNSPETKAWVEANNHVTDEAIKLARKSYDPISKIKEYDFLSSNSLPARKGAYFYSRYRTDKNYPAALHYRKNLKDQSIELVDPYKLTKNKNVVLDDYMPSANSVYMAYMLSQNGGDRKEIRFCPFSGSAKMEDLITDVKFSGISWNGDKGIFYKKNMNKSTFARDSTYQLFYHKIGTDQSIDKLVLDTSKNDGKISFHTKDNYLFVTESSPKSAAIYYYCFLDDEEFDLVKFYENEVDGFDFFGYSDGRIYYSSGKFDWGDIRSFDLRHPEDDKQVVPQLYQNLLVSTTISDEYLFCKYKTVGKNYIVVYTKAGQFVRKFDAPAGMDFDMRFYVKETKELFVTFYSNTISFQNFRLNIETGDAGYYYNDYIRPKVLLFPLDYFITKNITYKSRDNVDVPITIIYKKTLKLDGNNPTLLSAYGGFGNISEPDYDTGILYFLEKGGVYAFAEVRGGGEKGLGWHREGKDENKPNSIHDFVDAAEFLIIEKYTSPQKLAITGGSHGGLLVGGAVVERPDLFKVAVPYSGRLDVLSIDDYTSGRFHLEEYGNPNDKEDYKRMLAYSPYQNIKEEVNYPTMLIVTSENDDRVPPLQSYKFAAKMQNRAAQKNPIYLRTQHDSGHSGKIASYQDRKEAQADFFGFLLYILM; from the coding sequence ATGAGAAAATTCCTGCTGCTTAGCTTCCTTACCATGTTTTCATATGGCTTTTCCCAATCGCCTGAGACGAAAAAAACACCAACCGTTGTAACCCGCCACGGACTTTCATTTACAGATGACTACACCTGGCTGCAGCAGATGAATTCCCCGGAAACCAAGGCTTGGGTTGAAGCCAACAACCATGTCACCGATGAAGCGATAAAACTGGCAAGGAAATCATATGACCCAATCTCCAAAATAAAGGAGTATGATTTCCTGTCGTCAAACTCGTTGCCTGCCCGGAAAGGGGCGTATTTCTATTCGCGTTACCGCACCGACAAGAATTATCCGGCAGCGCTGCATTACCGTAAGAACCTGAAAGACCAGTCGATTGAACTCGTGGATCCGTATAAATTGACAAAGAATAAGAATGTTGTTTTGGATGATTATATGCCGTCTGCCAATTCGGTTTACATGGCTTACATGTTGAGCCAGAATGGTGGGGACCGGAAGGAAATACGGTTTTGCCCATTTTCAGGATCGGCAAAAATGGAAGATTTGATTACCGATGTGAAGTTTTCAGGCATCAGCTGGAATGGTGACAAAGGCATTTTTTACAAAAAGAATATGAACAAAAGTACGTTTGCGCGCGATTCGACATATCAGTTGTTTTATCATAAAATCGGGACGGACCAAAGCATTGATAAACTGGTTTTGGACACGAGCAAAAATGATGGAAAGATCAGCTTTCATACCAAGGACAATTATCTTTTTGTAACCGAATCCAGTCCGAAAAGTGCTGCCATTTACTATTATTGCTTTCTTGATGATGAGGAATTTGACCTTGTAAAGTTTTATGAGAATGAGGTGGATGGATTCGATTTTTTCGGTTACAGCGATGGGCGTATCTATTATTCGTCAGGGAAATTCGATTGGGGCGACATCCGGTCGTTTGATCTGAGGCATCCTGAAGATGACAAACAAGTGGTGCCGCAGCTGTACCAAAACCTGTTGGTATCGACAACCATTTCAGACGAATACCTTTTCTGCAAATACAAAACTGTCGGGAAGAATTACATCGTTGTTTATACCAAGGCCGGGCAGTTCGTACGAAAATTCGATGCGCCGGCGGGCATGGATTTCGACATGCGTTTTTATGTAAAGGAAACCAAAGAGCTGTTCGTGACATTTTATTCCAATACGATTTCGTTCCAGAATTTCAGGTTGAATATTGAAACCGGCGACGCCGGATATTATTATAATGATTACATCAGGCCGAAGGTTTTGTTGTTCCCGCTGGATTATTTCATTACCAAAAATATTACGTACAAGAGCCGCGATAACGTAGACGTGCCGATTACCATCATTTATAAAAAGACTTTGAAACTGGATGGAAATAATCCCACTTTACTGTCCGCTTACGGGGGATTCGGGAACATCTCCGAACCGGATTATGATACCGGGATATTGTATTTCCTCGAAAAAGGCGGCGTGTATGCCTTTGCTGAAGTGCGTGGCGGCGGCGAGAAAGGTTTGGGATGGCACCGCGAGGGAAAGGATGAAAACAAGCCCAATTCGATTCATGATTTTGTTGATGCAGCGGAATTCCTGATCATTGAGAAATATACTTCGCCGCAGAAACTCGCGATTACGGGCGGTTCCCACGGCGGTTTGCTTGTGGGTGGCGCTGTTGTGGAAAGACCAGACTTATTTAAGGTTGCCGTGCCGTATTCCGGGCGACTGGATGTGTTGAGTATTGACGATTATACATCTGGGAGATTCCACCTCGAGGAATACGGCAACCCGAATGACAAAGAAGATTATAAACGGATGCTGGCGTATTCGCCATACCAGAATATTAAGGAAGAGGTAAATTATCCGACAATGCTGATTGTTACTTCTGAAAATGATGACCGTGTGCCGCCGTTACAGTCATATAAATTTGCCGCGAAAATGCAGAACCGGGCTGCGCAGAAGAATCCAATTTACCTGCGGACACAGCATGATTCGGGACATTCCGGGAAGATAGCGAGTTATCAGGACCGAAAGGAAGCTCAGGCGGATTTCTTTGGGTTTTTGCTTTATATTTTAATGTAG